In a single window of the Limnochorda sp. L945t genome:
- the lonC gene encoding Lon family ATP-dependent protease: protein MARTGAAPELAREVRALWDLARRLYGAERLVLHAAKVGALDLMRSPDPRKQLTALVRILHEEPTSVVSGEEEARALVEQIEERMAEQLAKKRVQERLERRITERIQRQHAKYLQELRNQVLKEEAGPDNAATLRKYAELERLEHRRVGLGPLGQALRPSRLEEVVGQQRAVRALMAKLATPMPQHVLLYGPPGVGKTTVARLVLEAAKAMPHTPFAKDAPFVEVDGATLRWDPREATNPLLGSVHDPIYQGARRELAELGIPEPKIGLVTEAHGGVLFIDEVGELDPLLQSKLLKVLEDRRVRFDSAYYDPADPRVPKYIRKLFEEGAPAAFVLVGATTRSPEEINPALRSRCAEVFFQPLSPSDIRTIVEQAAARAGIPIEPGVGALIAQHAPDGRRAVSILADAYGYAAQEREADGAELAVRREHVEEALRSARLMSGARVRASSEPRVGRVLGLGAAGYRGVVLEVEAVAFEARGRGEGTIRFNEAAGSMARDSVFVAASLARSLLGVEMAEYDVHVNVVGGGRIDGPSAGLALACAVISALLQKPVRQDVAMTGELSLWGEVKPVGAIVEKVWAARESGMQRVILPAANLPDVPPELATDLAVGVRRIEEALDLAFGDPAWRTVSRAS from the coding sequence ATGGCCCGGACGGGGGCAGCACCGGAGCTGGCACGGGAGGTGCGGGCTCTGTGGGATCTCGCCCGCCGGCTGTACGGCGCGGAGCGCCTGGTCCTCCACGCGGCCAAGGTGGGTGCCCTCGATCTGATGCGCTCGCCGGACCCTCGCAAGCAGCTCACGGCCCTCGTGCGGATCCTCCACGAAGAGCCGACCTCGGTGGTCTCCGGCGAGGAAGAAGCCCGGGCCCTCGTCGAGCAGATCGAGGAACGGATGGCCGAGCAGCTGGCGAAAAAACGCGTCCAGGAAAGGCTCGAGCGGCGTATCACCGAACGGATCCAGCGCCAGCACGCCAAGTATCTCCAGGAACTGCGCAACCAGGTGCTCAAAGAGGAGGCAGGCCCCGACAACGCGGCCACGCTGCGCAAGTACGCCGAGCTCGAACGCCTCGAGCACCGGCGGGTGGGGTTGGGGCCGCTCGGACAGGCCTTGCGGCCGAGCCGGCTGGAAGAGGTCGTGGGCCAACAGCGCGCCGTCCGGGCCCTGATGGCGAAGCTCGCGACGCCCATGCCCCAGCACGTTCTGCTGTATGGCCCTCCGGGGGTGGGCAAGACCACCGTTGCCCGGTTGGTGCTGGAGGCCGCCAAGGCGATGCCCCACACGCCGTTCGCAAAGGACGCCCCGTTCGTCGAGGTGGACGGCGCCACCCTGCGGTGGGATCCGAGAGAGGCGACCAACCCCCTGCTCGGAAGCGTCCACGATCCCATCTACCAGGGTGCCCGGCGGGAGCTGGCCGAGTTGGGGATCCCGGAGCCCAAGATCGGGCTGGTCACCGAGGCACACGGCGGCGTCCTGTTCATCGACGAAGTGGGCGAGCTCGACCCGCTGCTGCAGAGCAAGCTGTTGAAGGTACTCGAGGATCGCCGGGTCCGCTTTGACTCGGCCTACTACGACCCCGCCGACCCTCGGGTGCCCAAGTACATTCGCAAGCTCTTCGAGGAGGGCGCGCCCGCGGCGTTCGTCCTCGTGGGGGCCACGACGCGTAGCCCCGAGGAGATCAATCCGGCGCTGCGGAGCCGGTGTGCCGAAGTCTTCTTCCAGCCCCTGTCCCCGTCCGATATCCGCACCATCGTCGAGCAGGCGGCGGCCCGGGCCGGGATTCCCATCGAGCCCGGCGTGGGCGCGCTCATCGCCCAGCATGCACCCGACGGCCGCAGAGCCGTGTCCATCCTTGCGGACGCCTACGGTTATGCGGCACAAGAACGCGAGGCCGATGGCGCCGAGCTCGCGGTCCGCCGGGAACACGTCGAGGAGGCGCTTCGCTCGGCTCGCTTGATGTCGGGGGCCCGGGTCCGGGCGTCGAGCGAGCCCAGGGTGGGACGGGTCCTGGGCCTGGGTGCAGCCGGTTACCGGGGGGTGGTGCTCGAGGTGGAGGCGGTGGCCTTCGAGGCGAGGGGCAGGGGCGAGGGCACCATCCGGTTCAACGAGGCGGCCGGATCGATGGCCCGCGACTCGGTCTTCGTCGCGGCTTCCCTGGCGCGAAGCCTGCTCGGGGTGGAAATGGCGGAGTACGACGTGCACGTCAACGTCGTGGGGGGCGGGAGGATCGACGGCCCCTCGGCAGGCCTGGCCCTGGCTTGCGCGGTCATCAGCGCCTTGCTCCAAAAGCCGGTGCGGCAGGACGTGGCGATGACCGGGGAGCTGTCGCTGTGGGGCGAGGTCAAGCCGGTGGGGGCCATCGTGGAGAAGGTCTGGGCGGCGCGGGAGAGCGGGATGCAGCGGGTCATCCTGCCGGCTGCCAACCTTCCGGACGTGCCCCCGGAGCTGGCGACGGATCTGGCGGTGGGGGTGCGGCGTATCGAGGAGGCCCTCGACCTGGCCTTCGGGGATCCGGCATGGCGCACGGTCTCCCGCGCATCGTAG
- the rplI gene encoding 50S ribosomal protein L9, whose protein sequence is MKVILTQDVKGVGRAGEVVTVADGYGRNYLLPRKLAIQATGGSVKAVEHQQALVRRRIEREQQEASALAQRLEGQSVTIRARAGEGGRLFGSVTAGDVAEALRAQFGAEVDRRRIELEAPVKQLGSFPVTLRLAAGITASVNLVVEAEQAEGAPAQGSEG, encoded by the coding sequence GTGAAGGTCATCCTTACGCAGGACGTCAAAGGAGTCGGCCGGGCGGGCGAAGTGGTGACCGTGGCCGACGGGTACGGGCGCAACTACCTCCTGCCGCGCAAGCTCGCCATCCAGGCGACCGGCGGCAGCGTGAAGGCCGTGGAGCACCAGCAGGCGCTGGTGAGGCGGCGCATCGAGCGGGAGCAGCAGGAAGCCTCGGCGCTTGCCCAGCGGCTGGAAGGGCAGAGCGTGACGATCCGGGCCCGGGCGGGCGAAGGCGGCCGGCTGTTCGGTTCCGTGACGGCGGGCGACGTGGCGGAGGCGCTGCGGGCCCAGTTCGGGGCAGAGGTGGACCGGCGGCGCATCGAACTCGAGGCGCCCGTCAAGCAGCTGGGCAGCTTTCCCGTGACGCTGCGGCTCGCTGCCGGGATCACGGCCAGCGTGAACCTGGTGGTCGAGGCCGAGCAGGCGGAGGGCGCCCCGGCGCAGGGAAGCGAGGGCTGA
- a CDS encoding YybS family protein: MLAAVTVVLAWLSLYVPFLAMVLPAPITLLIFRYGPGTGVMAWVVTALLSGVLGGGIGSVLMLVPAGLLSLGLGVSLHRKWSPRTTLWVATGAGIVATLASLGISLWISGVNPIETFLEIYEESFTKAAGWYRGMGIPEEQVKLLEEAQKGILTLVRLLFPAGILWASLVSAFVNHWAVRQVLGRMGEKLEWFAPFARWRSSMAGPIALGAGSLLPLVGLRQGAWEMVSANLLVVGGLICLVQGLSLLWFWLERLQVSKGVRLLLVFLLMFWTPALAVGGAGGFAAVSLGQIGLGVVGFFDPWFNFRRL; this comes from the coding sequence GTGCTGGCGGCCGTCACCGTGGTACTGGCGTGGCTATCGCTGTACGTGCCCTTCCTGGCGATGGTCTTGCCGGCGCCCATCACCTTGCTCATCTTCCGGTACGGGCCCGGCACCGGCGTCATGGCGTGGGTCGTCACCGCCCTGTTGAGCGGCGTGCTGGGCGGGGGTATCGGCTCCGTCCTGATGCTGGTGCCGGCAGGCCTCTTGTCGCTCGGCCTCGGCGTCTCCTTGCATCGCAAGTGGTCGCCTCGTACCACGCTCTGGGTGGCGACGGGCGCCGGGATCGTGGCCACGCTGGCCAGCCTGGGTATCTCCCTGTGGATCAGCGGGGTCAACCCCATCGAGACGTTCCTCGAGATCTACGAGGAGAGCTTCACCAAGGCGGCCGGCTGGTACCGCGGGATGGGCATCCCCGAGGAGCAGGTGAAGCTCCTGGAGGAAGCCCAGAAGGGGATCCTCACCCTGGTACGCCTGCTTTTTCCGGCAGGGATCCTGTGGGCGTCGCTCGTAAGCGCGTTCGTCAACCACTGGGCGGTGCGCCAGGTACTCGGCCGGATGGGCGAGAAGCTCGAGTGGTTCGCGCCGTTCGCCCGGTGGCGCTCCTCCATGGCAGGGCCCATCGCCCTGGGGGCTGGCAGCCTCTTGCCGCTGGTGGGCTTGCGCCAGGGCGCGTGGGAGATGGTGAGCGCAAACTTGCTCGTAGTCGGCGGCCTCATCTGCCTCGTGCAGGGGCTCTCCTTGCTCTGGTTCTGGCTCGAACGCCTGCAGGTGAGCAAGGGCGTGCGGCTGCTGTTGGTCTTCTTGCTGATGTTCTGGACGCCGGCCCTTGCGGTGGGCGGCGCCGGCGGGTTCGCCGCCGTCTCCCTGGGCCAGATCGGCCTCGGCGTGGTGGGCTTTTTCGATCCGTGGTTCAACTTCCGCCGACTGTAG
- a CDS encoding MazG-like family protein, whose amino-acid sequence MPAPMGPATAGLHGTGVAGSSMQESAAAGKPPETDLARNLRAIEHVKAELAAALAGVYRAVLRASDEGIADALATLVVTAYLLGRRLGISPTRLDMKAESRLRAMTEQGHELEQWYGDFSALYRHFQGGGRP is encoded by the coding sequence ATGCCCGCCCCCATGGGTCCGGCAACGGCCGGGCTCCACGGCACGGGGGTGGCCGGATCGAGCATGCAAGAGAGCGCGGCAGCCGGCAAGCCGCCGGAGACCGACCTGGCCCGTAACCTGCGTGCCATCGAGCACGTCAAGGCTGAACTGGCCGCGGCGCTGGCCGGCGTCTACCGGGCGGTACTGAGGGCGAGCGATGAGGGCATCGCCGACGCGCTGGCGACCCTGGTGGTCACGGCTTATCTGCTGGGCCGCCGGCTCGGCATCAGCCCTACCCGCCTCGACATGAAAGCGGAGAGCCGGCTGCGCGCCATGACCGAGCAGGGGCACGAGCTCGAGCAGTGGTACGGAGACTTCAGCGCACTATATCGCCATTTCCAGGGTGGAGGTCGGCCATAG
- the rpsR gene encoding 30S ribosomal protein S18 produces MPKERSKRRRKVCAFCVDKIQWVDYKDVNRLRKYMTERAKILPRRISGNCARHQRQLTVAMKRARHLALLPFVAD; encoded by the coding sequence GTGCCCAAAGAGCGTTCCAAGCGCCGCCGCAAGGTGTGCGCCTTCTGCGTGGACAAGATCCAGTGGGTCGATTACAAGGACGTCAACCGGCTGCGCAAGTACATGACGGAGCGGGCCAAGATCCTCCCCCGGAGGATCTCGGGCAACTGCGCCCGCCACCAGCGCCAGCTGACGGTGGCCATGAAGCGGGCCCGGCACCTGGCCTTGCTCCCGTTCGTGGCCGACTGA
- a CDS encoding single-stranded DNA-binding protein: MVNRIVLVGRAVKDAELRYTGAGAAVTRFRIAVDRPFTNQQGQRETDFIDVVCWRKLAETVGAYVRKGRLVGVDGRLQIRSYDDQNGIRRIAAEVVADRVAFLEPRPKGTDEGGPTPEAGDEFAGEGAEDLPAADETPF, encoded by the coding sequence ATGGTCAACCGCATCGTGCTCGTGGGACGGGCCGTCAAGGACGCGGAGTTGCGATACACCGGAGCAGGAGCGGCGGTGACCCGCTTCCGCATCGCGGTGGATCGCCCGTTCACCAACCAGCAGGGCCAGCGGGAGACGGATTTCATCGACGTCGTCTGCTGGCGCAAGCTGGCCGAGACGGTTGGCGCTTACGTGCGCAAGGGCCGCCTGGTGGGGGTCGACGGCCGGCTCCAGATCCGCAGCTACGACGACCAAAACGGTATACGCCGGATCGCCGCGGAAGTGGTGGCCGACCGGGTGGCCTTCCTGGAGCCCCGTCCCAAGGGCACGGACGAGGGCGGGCCCACCCCGGAGGCCGGCGACGAGTTCGCCGGCGAGGGAGCCGAGGACCTGCCGGCTGCCGACGAGACTCCCTTTTGA
- the rpsF gene encoding 30S ribosomal protein S6 yields the protein MRPYEAVVVLSPQLDSDEAIEAAVGRLQKIITDGGGSVVNVERWGRRRLAYPIKRQNEGYYVLLHFDAEPSVSRELERVLRITDAVLRHLVVRRQTQTQTAPVGEG from the coding sequence GTGCGCCCGTACGAGGCTGTGGTGGTGCTGAGCCCCCAGCTCGACAGCGACGAGGCCATCGAGGCCGCGGTCGGCCGCCTGCAGAAGATCATCACCGATGGCGGCGGCTCGGTCGTCAACGTCGAGCGGTGGGGGAGGCGTCGCCTGGCCTATCCCATCAAGCGCCAGAACGAGGGCTATTACGTCCTGCTCCATTTCGACGCCGAGCCCTCCGTTTCGCGGGAGCTTGAGCGGGTCCTGCGCATCACCGACGCAGTCTTGCGGCACCTGGTCGTCAGGCGCCAGACGCAGACCCAGACTGCACCAGTCGGTGAGGGGTGA